A stretch of Geomonas oryzisoli DNA encodes these proteins:
- a CDS encoding TraR/DksA family transcriptional regulator has translation MTEKPEEMKAMLLKMKEETLKEINKTVKSGSDAPINEPSGDIYDQASSERDRELGLLLGDREREKLRNIDEALLRLEEGEYGICEECEEEIPIGRLKIVPFARHCVKCKADLEKQQAQTKRFEEDRAYREIALGEEEEG, from the coding sequence ATGACTGAAAAACCCGAAGAAATGAAAGCGATGCTCCTCAAGATGAAAGAGGAGACGCTTAAAGAGATTAACAAGACTGTCAAGTCCGGCTCCGATGCACCGATCAACGAGCCGAGCGGCGACATCTATGACCAGGCTTCCAGCGAGCGCGATCGTGAACTCGGTCTTCTGCTGGGCGACCGGGAGCGCGAGAAATTGCGTAATATCGACGAGGCTTTACTGCGTTTGGAAGAAGGCGAGTACGGCATCTGCGAGGAGTGCGAGGAAGAAATACCCATCGGGAGGCTGAAGATCGTCCCCTTCGCCCGCCACTGCGTCAAGTGCAAGGCGGACCTGGAGAAGCAGCAGGCCCAGACCAAGCGCTTCGAAGAAGACCGCGCTTACCGCGAGATCGCGCTGGGCGAGGAAGAGGAAGGGTAG
- the ttcA gene encoding tRNA 2-thiocytidine(32) synthetase TtcA, protein MTETKPARESSTSLIEDALFTRIKNRVGKAIHDFNLISEGDRIAVAVSGGKDSYSMLHMLDTLRRRAPVRYELVAINIDSGYRGYRADIIEDHLKEHGFTYHMEKTEHYDIISEKRRPNSSYCSICARLKRGTLYTLAQQMGCNKLALGHHMDDFIETLLLNQFFVGSLKAMAPSMLADNGVTTVIRPLVYVPEKEIIPFSRNNRFPVVCCCCPVCGTADLQRKKMKELLETLERDNPLVKKSLLKALSNVHPRHLLDKGLTRIPS, encoded by the coding sequence ATGACTGAAACAAAGCCTGCGCGGGAGTCTTCTACGTCCCTCATCGAGGACGCGCTGTTCACGCGCATCAAGAACCGTGTCGGCAAGGCGATCCACGACTTCAACCTGATCTCCGAGGGGGACCGAATCGCCGTCGCGGTCTCCGGCGGCAAGGACTCGTACTCCATGCTGCACATGCTGGACACGCTGCGCCGGCGCGCCCCGGTGCGCTACGAGCTGGTCGCCATCAACATCGACTCCGGCTACCGCGGTTACCGTGCCGACATCATCGAGGACCACCTGAAGGAGCACGGCTTCACCTACCACATGGAGAAGACCGAGCACTACGACATCATCTCGGAGAAGCGCCGTCCGAACTCCTCCTACTGCTCCATCTGCGCGAGGCTCAAGCGCGGCACGCTCTACACCCTGGCGCAGCAGATGGGATGCAACAAGCTGGCGCTTGGCCACCACATGGACGACTTCATCGAGACGCTGCTTTTGAACCAGTTCTTCGTGGGGTCGCTGAAGGCGATGGCTCCCAGCATGCTGGCCGACAACGGCGTCACCACGGTGATCAGGCCGCTGGTCTACGTTCCGGAGAAGGAGATTATCCCGTTCTCCCGCAACAACCGTTTCCCGGTTGTATGCTGCTGCTGCCCGGTCTGCGGCACGGCCGATTTGCAGCGCAAGAAGATGAAGGAGTTGTTGGAGACCTTGGAGCGCGACAACCCCTTGGTGAAGAAGAGCCTTTTGAAGGCCCTGTCCAACGTCCACCCGCGCCACTTGCTGGACAAGGGCTTGACCAGGATCCCTTCCTGA
- a CDS encoding NAD(P)/FAD-dependent oxidoreductase yields MNTKDILEKGAILQRDRETYAIAPHIPGGFTDTATLRKICDVADKYKLEVKLTSAQRIAMFGVKEEELDAVWADLAQAPGAAIGLCVRSIKICPGTQWCKRAVLDSASLGLKLDKIYHAMELPNKMKMGVSGCLLACSESGVKDIGIVGHNKGWRILVGGNSGPRPRLAELLVDNIQTEEEVLEIVAKVVEVYKNDPQQGRLGRLIEEKGIEAFRAAVLGSQDAVVGK; encoded by the coding sequence ATGAACACCAAGGACATCCTGGAAAAAGGCGCCATCCTGCAGCGTGACCGCGAGACCTACGCCATCGCCCCGCACATCCCGGGCGGCTTCACGGACACCGCCACCCTGAGAAAGATCTGCGACGTGGCCGACAAGTACAAGCTGGAAGTGAAGCTCACCTCGGCCCAGCGCATCGCCATGTTCGGCGTGAAGGAAGAAGAGCTCGACGCGGTCTGGGCCGATCTTGCCCAGGCCCCCGGCGCCGCCATCGGCCTGTGCGTCAGGAGCATCAAGATCTGCCCGGGCACCCAGTGGTGCAAGAGGGCGGTGCTCGATTCGGCATCGCTAGGGCTCAAGCTGGACAAGATCTACCACGCCATGGAGCTCCCCAACAAGATGAAGATGGGGGTTTCCGGCTGTCTCTTGGCCTGCTCCGAGTCCGGCGTCAAGGACATCGGCATCGTCGGCCACAACAAGGGGTGGCGCATCCTGGTGGGGGGGAACTCCGGTCCCAGGCCGCGCCTGGCGGAACTCCTGGTGGACAACATCCAGACCGAGGAAGAGGTGCTGGAGATCGTCGCGAAGGTGGTGGAAGTCTACAAGAACGACCCGCAGCAGGGGCGTCTGGGCAGGCTGATCGAGGAGAAGGGGATCGAGGCATTCAGGGCGGCCGTGCTCGGCAGCCAGGACGCCGTGGTCGGAAAGTGA
- a CDS encoding 4Fe-4S binding protein: MAEKKVQQVRLAVQWGFLLFSLYLGVTFYRFVLHFRSGGATPFVERPDGVEAFLPISGLVSLKGWMTLGTINDVHPAALVVLLTVIAVSLLLKRSFCSWVCPVSTITEVCWKVGTKVFGKNFKVWLWLDWLLRPIKYLLLAFFLFSILVIMAPDSVASFITGDYNKMADVKMLDFFVNLSGTPLVVIGVLLALSFLFKNPFCRFLCPYGALLGLVSRLSPVKVQRNESACISCGGCTKACPSYIDVMHQERVCSEECVGCLRCVSACPKPEALQMKAKNGKVVPGMVYAALVVAVFIGGTLIGRATGHWHTGITKADYQRLITAPPVDHP, from the coding sequence ATGGCAGAAAAAAAAGTGCAACAGGTCAGGCTGGCAGTGCAGTGGGGCTTTCTTCTTTTCTCTCTCTACCTGGGGGTAACCTTCTACCGTTTCGTGCTTCATTTCCGAAGCGGCGGAGCTACCCCGTTCGTGGAGCGTCCGGACGGCGTCGAGGCGTTTCTCCCCATCTCCGGCCTGGTCAGTCTCAAGGGATGGATGACCCTGGGCACGATCAACGACGTGCACCCGGCGGCGCTGGTGGTCCTTTTAACCGTGATCGCGGTGTCTCTCCTTTTGAAGCGCTCCTTCTGCTCCTGGGTCTGCCCGGTGTCCACCATCACCGAGGTGTGCTGGAAGGTGGGGACCAAGGTTTTCGGCAAGAACTTCAAGGTATGGCTTTGGCTGGACTGGCTGCTGCGTCCGATCAAGTACCTGCTGCTTGCCTTCTTCCTGTTCTCGATCCTGGTGATCATGGCGCCGGACAGCGTCGCCTCCTTCATCACCGGCGATTACAACAAGATGGCCGACGTGAAGATGCTCGACTTCTTCGTGAATCTGTCCGGTACGCCACTCGTCGTCATCGGCGTGTTGCTGGCGCTCTCGTTCTTGTTCAAAAACCCCTTCTGCCGTTTCCTCTGCCCGTACGGCGCGCTGCTCGGCCTGGTGTCGCGCCTGTCGCCGGTCAAGGTGCAGCGCAATGAAAGCGCCTGCATCTCCTGCGGCGGCTGCACCAAGGCCTGCCCGTCCTATATCGACGTCATGCACCAGGAAAGGGTCTGCTCCGAGGAGTGTGTCGGCTGCCTGCGCTGCGTGAGCGCCTGCCCGAAACCCGAGGCGTTGCAGATGAAGGCGAAGAACGGCAAGGTGGTGCCGGGGATGGTCTATGCGGCGTTGGTGGTGGCGGTTTTCATCGGCGGCACCCTGATCGGCAGGGCCACCGGGCACTGGCACACTGGTATCACCAAAGCGGATTACCAGCGTCTGATAACCGCACCGCCGGTGGACCACCCCTAG